From Verrucomicrobia bacterium S94, the proteins below share one genomic window:
- a CDS encoding response regulator transcription factor, giving the protein MNGSIRILIVDDNQMMRFGLSGSLAAMPGVTVVGEAANGEEALALVDEHRPDIVTMDYKMPGDNGLVVTEKILKRYPDTRIILLSAFDSEEDIWKAVQVGVRGYLTKTAGNVTELLEAVKAVAAGERYFPEIIAHRLKERQKVSGLSSREVEVLKLLAAGKSNQEIADSLDIALETVKSHLLNLRSKLGAADRTQAVVIAYEKGILHLNE; this is encoded by the coding sequence ATGAATGGATCGATTCGGATACTGATTGTGGATGATAACCAGATGATGCGGTTCGGGCTGAGCGGCAGTCTGGCGGCCATGCCCGGAGTGACGGTGGTGGGCGAGGCGGCCAATGGGGAGGAGGCGCTGGCGCTGGTGGATGAGCACCGGCCGGACATCGTCACCATGGACTATAAAATGCCGGGCGATAACGGGCTGGTGGTGACGGAAAAGATTCTTAAGCGCTATCCGGATACCCGGATCATTCTGCTTTCGGCCTTTGATTCGGAAGAGGATATCTGGAAAGCGGTGCAGGTGGGGGTGAGGGGATATCTGACCAAGACGGCGGGTAATGTAACTGAGTTGCTCGAGGCCGTTAAAGCCGTTGCGGCTGGTGAACGGTATTTTCCGGAAATTATTGCCCATCGTTTAAAAGAGCGGCAGAAGGTTTCCGGTCTCAGTTCGCGGGAGGTGGAGGTGCTTAAACTGCTCGCAGCGGGTAAATCGAATCAGGAAATTGCGGACAGTCTGGATATCGCATTGGAGACGGTGAAATCCCATTTGCTGAATCTGCGTTCCAAGCTGGGGGCGGCCGACCGGACGCAGGCGGTGGTGATTGCTTATGAAAAGGGTATACTTCATCTGAATGAATAG
- a CDS encoding sigma-70 family RNA polymerase sigma factor, with translation MMTEQEKIEYLLKAYYAEQDRFRGYVFSATKDYHATEDILQSIAIVVAQKAAVFDMNRDLMPWLMGIARNKIKHWFYHHGKQVRNVQFEVLENCLVHHSGAFGQDELSPRQEALMKCLKRLPSKQKKVLELRYVGRKDCSSVAEELGRSVQSIYSTLKRVKRELRKCIERRTAELEIV, from the coding sequence ATGATGACTGAACAAGAGAAGATTGAATATCTGCTGAAAGCGTATTATGCGGAACAGGACCGGTTTCGCGGTTATGTCTTTTCGGCAACGAAGGATTATCATGCAACGGAGGACATTCTTCAGTCCATTGCGATCGTTGTTGCCCAGAAGGCGGCGGTGTTTGATATGAACCGTGATCTGATGCCGTGGCTGATGGGGATTGCACGGAATAAAATCAAACACTGGTTTTACCATCACGGAAAACAGGTCCGTAATGTCCAGTTTGAAGTATTGGAAAACTGTCTGGTTCATCATTCCGGAGCATTCGGACAGGATGAACTGTCGCCGCGTCAGGAAGCCCTGATGAAATGCCTGAAGCGTCTTCCGTCAAAACAGAAAAAGGTTTTAGAGCTGCGGTACGTCGGCCGTAAGGACTGTTCTTCTGTGGCGGAGGAGCTGGGGCGTTCTGTTCAAAGTATTTATTCTACCCTGAAGCGGGTAAAACGTGAGCTCAGAAAATGCATCGAGCGCAGAACCGCTGAATTGGAGATCGTGTGA